Within Spinacia oleracea cultivar Varoflay chromosome 4, BTI_SOV_V1, whole genome shotgun sequence, the genomic segment CCATGTCTTCTGGTAGGAAAAGCAAGAAAGAGCAAACTAGAAATAAAACCCACACCTATTGGCAATATATTAATAACCTCCTGAATTTCATGGCTAGGCTTTGGGTAAAAGCAGATCACCACATTCTTATCTCTTAAAGCCACAACTCCAAACACAAGCACAGATAATACAGCATGAACCCAATCAATGAACCTAAGCTTATACTTAGTTAGATCAACCGCAACTTGGCCCGGCCCTGTGTAGTCGAATAGCCACATCCCCTTCATGGTGGAGAAACCATAGTAGACTTGCCCATTCGGGCCTCGAAAGCTGTCTGTGAAGGATGCTAGGAAGCAGGACAGGGCAAGGACCGTGAGGAGGAGCCCGGTCATGGCCCGAGTAGCTATATCGCACTGCCCGTTGTTGGTGAAGATTGGGGTTAGTACTTGGAAGGCTAAGAGGGTCCCTGTTGGTAGCAAGTTGGCTAAATTGGCTGTGCTTGCCAAGGCCCGTTGGGCCATAGACGGTTTACGATCATCGGGTATGTTGTTGGGGATGGCAGTTGGGTGGTGGTCGGAGTCAGAGTCGAAATCGGAGGTGGGAGATGGTTGGTTGATGGAGGATGATGGAAGTCTTTGTTTTAGCTCTGACATTTTGTTCTGGTAATCTGTATGAATGACTTGCACAATAATACAATATGAGAAAGAACACAAAGGACTATTTGTAAGGGAATTTATAATTTAGTATGCTAATGAGCAATCATGCATTTGAGAAGGAAACCGATGAGGCAGTTGTCTAGCAATTATAAAGTTTAACTGATTGTTTGCAAGGCTGTGACGACTATGtatataatactccctccgtcccgaaatactcgacccggtttgaccggcacagagtttaagggatttaaattgacttatttaatttaataggtagtactccctccgtcccataatatagcgcccgtttgaccaaaatcacggttattaaggtaaaggataacattgataataaaaacaataatgatttgtactttcaagataaagtacatgttagttggcAAAAATGGAGAGATAAATTATAGATTAAAggtgtgtacataataaataggcctaaaaaggacaaaaatcaagcacatgggttgaataaaagtcaaaaagtacaattttcaaagtaaaaattaatggtttaaaatagaaataggcacatcatttagggacaccattttaggaaaacaggcactatattatgggacggagggagtagttaatagtggggtattattttaatgtagttagtggaaaatgtgtaaaggggtggagttaggggagagtaggggttgaatttttaattattttttgtatggagtagggggtaggtgggttaataggggtggagtgagaaataatataatattgttagaatatttccatttctagaaacaggtcaagtattaagggacggacctgataaggaaaacatgtcaaatattccgggatggagggagtaaattttatgtttaaaaactTTAATACCATCCCATTTTCAGCAGATTGCTTAAAGGttgtatttttaaaattactttttcCTACTTTTATTGACATTTCTATTaacaaaatatataattaagtAGTGATCAATAAATGGAAGAAAGGGGTTGGTGTTCCTTAGAcgtatctctttttttttcgtgGAATTTTatacttgtatagttgtatgTTTGGTATAATAAGACAACTTGGCTGgttaattatcaaaaaaaagaaaaagacaacTTGGCTGGTTTGAAACTTGTTAAACGACTCTGTTTAACGAAATGACTGGTGAATTGCAAAATCTAtatctagtatttaaaaaagaaaaccacatttgattagatgacatgtgtcaacacatttgattagatgacacgtgtcatccattatttcctccatcaatttggtattttatataattttttctttgttatTTGATATATTATACAACTCCAATCGTCTCTTTAACTCCATCTTCCTTATCCAACACCAATTCACCAatctattcattcaacatttttCACTCCATCTTCAcgattaacactcaatattaatacactatttaatttatgtattctttcaactttcaaaatttacctctatttaaatcatatatcCTCTTTAAAATCACAAGCTCAATAAACTTAGAACTTAAAAAGATAGACTAAATAACTACTATACAACCGCCCGTTCTCTAAACGGGATCAAAAGCTAATATGTTTCTTGGTCAAATTTTCCATCAACAAGAGTTGGTCAAGCCAGAGGTCGGGTTTGCCCGAAGTGGACCACTATCTTCTACAGTTTCGCCCACCCTATGATCCCATTTGTCATCGATGATAATAACGagaaattc encodes:
- the LOC110782616 gene encoding protein DMP3; the encoded protein is MSELKQRLPSSSINQPSPTSDFDSDSDHHPTAIPNNIPDDRKPSMAQRALASTANLANLLPTGTLLAFQVLTPIFTNNGQCDIATRAMTGLLLTVLALSCFLASFTDSFRGPNGQVYYGFSTMKGMWLFDYTGPGQVAVDLTKYKLRFIDWVHAVLSVLVFGVVALRDKNVVICFYPKPSHEIQEVINILPIGVGFISSLLFLAFPTRRHGIGYPVSNANQLST